Proteins encoded together in one Fimbriimonadia bacterium window:
- a CDS encoding trypsin-like peptidase domain-containing protein: protein MTPTTVMTNNHVVDHNPELVVNKRFPATVLATDSLRDIALLSVTFVDPEPIPVRVSDQPPRLADDVYVIGHPIGRNLTVSKGIVSALTSDDYDDRQYIQTDAAISPGSSGGPVVDKCGRVVGMATQTLRGAENVGYAITWSQLSLRMDQMLKAIESSTREERELTYPSEQTEVVAKYYSTLGAGDLQAAYDFYSTARKARLPYDSWAKGLGKTVFIRLVDVRPGERTNMVKVHFYSTEEVEAGTWEWRTGEFEGTWTLTREGGLWKMNESNIKDITKPADSQ, encoded by the coding sequence CTCCGACAACCGTCATGACCAACAACCACGTTGTGGACCACAACCCGGAGCTTGTCGTGAACAAGCGGTTCCCGGCGACGGTGCTGGCAACCGATTCGCTCCGCGACATCGCCCTTCTCTCGGTGACCTTTGTGGATCCCGAGCCAATCCCCGTTCGGGTCTCCGATCAACCGCCACGCCTGGCCGACGACGTCTATGTGATCGGCCATCCGATCGGCAGGAACCTCACGGTCTCCAAGGGGATCGTTTCTGCTTTGACCAGCGACGACTACGATGACCGGCAATACATTCAGACCGATGCGGCCATCTCGCCTGGTAGCTCGGGCGGCCCGGTCGTGGACAAGTGCGGGCGAGTGGTTGGCATGGCCACTCAGACTCTGAGAGGGGCTGAGAACGTCGGCTATGCGATCACATGGTCGCAACTCTCACTGCGCATGGATCAGATGCTCAAGGCCATCGAATCCTCAACCCGAGAGGAACGCGAGCTGACCTATCCGTCCGAGCAGACGGAGGTGGTCGCGAAGTACTACTCGACGCTCGGCGCCGGAGACCTGCAAGCCGCGTATGACTTTTATTCCACGGCACGAAAAGCCAGACTCCCATATGACAGCTGGGCCAAGGGGCTTGGCAAGACGGTCTTCATCCGGCTTGTGGACGTTCGACCCGGCGAACGGACGAACATGGTGAAGGTTCACTTCTACTCGACGGAAGAGGTCGAGGCGGGCACCTGGGAATGGCGGACTGGTGAGTTTGAAGGCACGTGGACGCTGACCCGAGAAGGCGGCCTCTGGAAGATGAATGAGTCGAACATCAAAGACATCACCAAGCCAGCAGACTCACAGTAA
- a CDS encoding DUF1738 domain-containing protein: MSQHFPKPRSRATPNRELAQPTTSAYQTITSRIVEALKRGVVPWRKPWRGRDQLPCNAVSKRPYHGVNLLLLSLAPFTDHRWMTLRQANELGGRIRRGERSSIAVFWKHLDVTDEEDAQDGRRRCIPLLRYYHVFNAEQCEGLNLPVLMDDWNEELAARIEKAEEVVMSMPNPPKIVEGGNVACYQPPEDLVRIPKIRDFESAEAYYATLFHELGHSTGHLNRLNRPGVTGAIHFGSCDYSREELVAELTSAFCCAEVGIDNSILDNAASYIHGWLEALQGDPKAVVAAAGQAQRATDYILNVPPRSE; this comes from the coding sequence ATGTCACAGCACTTTCCCAAACCACGGTCGCGCGCAACGCCCAACCGGGAACTCGCGCAACCAACTACTTCGGCCTATCAGACGATCACATCACGGATCGTCGAAGCCCTGAAACGAGGCGTCGTGCCTTGGCGAAAGCCTTGGCGGGGACGCGATCAGCTGCCGTGCAACGCCGTCAGCAAACGGCCGTACCACGGCGTCAACCTACTTCTACTCTCCCTTGCGCCGTTCACGGATCATCGCTGGATGACCTTGCGCCAGGCGAACGAGCTTGGCGGTCGAATCCGGCGCGGTGAAAGGTCTTCCATCGCAGTCTTCTGGAAGCACTTGGACGTAACCGACGAGGAAGACGCCCAAGACGGTCGCCGGCGCTGCATCCCGCTCTTGCGTTACTACCACGTGTTCAATGCTGAGCAGTGCGAAGGGCTGAACCTTCCCGTTCTTATGGACGACTGGAACGAGGAGTTGGCGGCCAGGATCGAGAAGGCGGAAGAGGTCGTCATGTCAATGCCAAATCCTCCAAAGATTGTGGAGGGCGGCAACGTCGCATGCTACCAGCCGCCCGAGGACTTGGTCCGCATTCCCAAGATTCGAGACTTCGAGTCGGCGGAAGCCTACTACGCGACCCTCTTTCACGAACTCGGGCACTCCACCGGGCATCTGAACCGGCTCAACCGGCCCGGAGTGACGGGCGCGATCCACTTCGGATCGTGCGACTACAGCCGGGAGGAGTTGGTGGCCGAGCTGACCTCGGCTTTCTGTTGCGCCGAAGTGGGGATCGACAATTCGATCCTCGACAACGCCGCGAGCTACATCCATGGCTGGCTGGAAGCCCTACAGGGCGATCCCAAGGCCGTCGTCGCGGCAGCCGGGCAAGCACAACGCGCAACCGACTACATCCTCAACGTCCCTCCGAGATCGGAGTGA
- a CDS encoding MerR family transcriptional regulator, with amino-acid sequence MRIGELAKAAGISVSSVRFYEAQGLMPKPETRESGYREYRQVDLARLRLIVAAKRQRFSLKLIRTCLDALDQEPQPCAEIAELVRDRITTIGREIRDLQRLQAHLAAQLKAWERDELPKDECLCAILETDALTKTRKD; translated from the coding sequence ATGCGCATTGGTGAGTTGGCAAAAGCGGCAGGGATCAGCGTCAGTAGCGTTCGTTTCTACGAGGCGCAAGGCTTGATGCCCAAGCCAGAAACCCGCGAGAGCGGTTATCGCGAGTACCGTCAGGTCGACCTGGCTCGCCTCCGCTTGATCGTTGCTGCCAAACGGCAGCGCTTCTCGCTCAAACTCATTCGGACCTGTTTGGACGCCCTCGACCAAGAACCACAGCCTTGTGCCGAGATCGCCGAGTTGGTGCGAGATCGCATCACCACAATCGGTCGCGAGATTCGCGACCTCCAGCGCCTGCAAGCCCACTTGGCGGCCCAACTCAAGGCGTGGGAACGGGACGAGCTCCCGAAAGACGAGTGTCTCTGTGCGATCCTGGAAACAGACGCACTCACAAAGACTAGGAAAGACTAG
- a CDS encoding thioredoxin family protein has product MANIEVFIAGCPLCDEAVRTVNETACPNCTVTVYDLREGCATNECHDKAKAYGINRVPAVVVDGKLCSCCEGSKVSADDLQAAGVGRA; this is encoded by the coding sequence ATGGCAAACATCGAAGTGTTCATCGCCGGCTGTCCTCTTTGCGACGAGGCAGTCCGGACCGTCAATGAGACGGCCTGTCCGAACTGCACGGTCACCGTCTACGACTTACGTGAAGGCTGCGCCACCAACGAGTGTCACGACAAGGCCAAGGCTTACGGCATCAACCGTGTCCCCGCCGTCGTCGTGGACGGCAAGCTCTGCTCGTGCTGCGAAGGATCGAAGGTCAGCGCCGACGATCTACAAGCGGCGGGCGTTGGCCGGGCTTAG
- a CDS encoding recombinase family protein yields MVRAIAYIRVSTDRQATDGTSLVTQRRRVIEFTALKGYRLVKQFVEEGESAKTDNRPVLKQMLRYCEEQKGKIDLLVVPKIDRFARYSEDYHHLKRHLRNLGIRVESIDERFDDSPAGKFLESMLAATAQFDNDVRSERTFNGMREAVSQGRWVWRAPAGYRNVRIDGKANIEPDPRTGPLVIEAFEKIARKIRIAEVREWLNEHGVPIQRNGFYKMIRNKAYIGIIEAFGVKSRGVLPFTPLISVELFEAAQAAVAPSNHPRVTQRDHEDFPLRGTIRCQCGQFLTACWSRGRRSRYAYYRCRHCSRVNLPREFVEHQFLHRLRFLRSEFDLSDEMATDLRAFWEQERSHYGKLVEELRKERERIESQQKSLARKVADAVVPDHLAKQMFEEYESKLRSIEARLSKSSANDREPHINILIDYGKRFFDQVERFWQTADVSDKKRVQNFFFPTGAVVEERRVPRTASEAPATGGDAFLFGPCVQFGGPQRQKCEHDELRKRVEFFRDLYSTFGRDR; encoded by the coding sequence ATGGTACGCGCAATAGCCTACATCCGAGTTTCAACCGACCGCCAGGCAACTGACGGTACATCTCTCGTGACTCAGCGGCGGCGCGTGATTGAGTTCACGGCTCTCAAGGGCTACCGCCTCGTCAAGCAGTTCGTGGAAGAGGGAGAGTCGGCCAAGACAGACAATCGCCCCGTGCTCAAGCAAATGCTGCGCTACTGCGAGGAACAGAAGGGCAAGATCGACCTGTTGGTCGTGCCGAAGATTGATCGCTTCGCCAGATACTCAGAGGACTACCATCACTTGAAGCGCCACCTGCGAAACCTCGGCATTCGTGTTGAGTCCATCGACGAGCGATTCGATGACTCGCCTGCCGGAAAGTTTCTTGAGAGCATGTTGGCGGCCACAGCCCAGTTCGACAACGACGTTCGATCCGAGCGTACGTTCAATGGTATGAGGGAGGCAGTCTCCCAAGGCCGATGGGTCTGGAGGGCTCCCGCAGGCTATCGCAACGTGCGGATTGACGGAAAGGCAAACATTGAGCCTGACCCAAGAACGGGGCCGCTGGTAATCGAGGCATTTGAAAAAATAGCCCGAAAGATCCGAATCGCCGAGGTTCGGGAGTGGCTCAACGAGCACGGCGTTCCAATCCAACGGAACGGCTTTTACAAGATGATCCGCAACAAGGCGTACATCGGCATCATCGAGGCATTCGGTGTGAAGAGCCGCGGAGTTTTGCCGTTCACTCCGCTCATCTCGGTCGAACTCTTTGAGGCCGCTCAAGCAGCGGTCGCCCCGTCAAACCACCCCAGGGTCACTCAGCGCGATCACGAAGACTTCCCCCTTCGCGGCACCATTCGATGTCAGTGCGGCCAGTTCCTCACCGCTTGCTGGTCTAGGGGCCGAAGAAGTCGTTACGCCTACTATCGGTGTCGGCACTGCTCCCGGGTCAATCTTCCGAGAGAATTCGTCGAGCACCAATTCCTGCACCGGCTTCGCTTCCTTCGATCGGAGTTCGATCTAAGCGATGAAATGGCGACCGACCTTCGGGCTTTCTGGGAGCAAGAGCGAAGCCACTATGGGAAGCTCGTCGAAGAACTGCGCAAGGAACGCGAGCGAATCGAGAGTCAACAGAAAAGCCTTGCCAGGAAGGTTGCCGATGCAGTCGTCCCTGACCACCTCGCTAAACAGATGTTCGAGGAGTACGAATCCAAACTCAGGAGCATTGAAGCCAGGCTATCGAAATCGAGTGCGAACGACCGCGAACCGCATATCAACATCCTGATCGACTACGGCAAACGGTTCTTCGACCAGGTTGAACGCTTTTGGCAAACAGCAGATGTCAGCGACAAAAAGCGGGTCCAAAACTTCTTCTTTCCCACGGGGGCCGTCGTGGAAGAAAGACGCGTTCCGCGAACCGCCTCAGAAGCTCCTGCAACAGGAGGCGATGCCTTTCTTTTTGGCCCTTGTGTCCAGTTTGGTGGCCCACAGCGGCAAAAGTGCGAACATGACGAGCTGAGAAAGCGTGTCGAGTTCTTCCGGGATCTCTACAGCACGTTCGGTAGGGATAGGTAA
- a CDS encoding replication protein, with protein MSRLANTTPFPNLLLDRVMKFLSDTEWRVLCVIVRQTYGWQKPEDWLSHSQLKAHTGRESAAVSRAVDTLVKRGLIVVRDRFNRRMYSTAERRRSRSRLVFAIHPLFLESALYRRRIGLGDFTLRSSQSENNKSNYHSKKETNDDSK; from the coding sequence ATGAGTAGGCTGGCCAACACGACGCCATTCCCGAACCTGCTCTTGGACCGGGTGATGAAGTTCTTGAGCGACACGGAGTGGCGGGTGCTCTGCGTCATCGTCCGGCAGACCTATGGCTGGCAGAAGCCTGAAGACTGGCTCAGTCACAGCCAACTCAAAGCTCACACGGGCCGGGAAAGCGCCGCCGTTAGCCGCGCCGTGGACACCCTTGTCAAACGTGGGCTGATCGTCGTCCGAGACCGATTCAACCGGCGAATGTATTCGACCGCCGAACGCAGGCGATCCCGGTCGAGGCTTGTCTTTGCGATCCATCCCCTCTTTCTTGAATCGGCACTGTACCGGCGTCGGATCGGACTTGGAGATTTCACGTTGCGAAGTTCGCAAAGCGAAAACAACAAAAGCAACTATCACTCAAAGAAAGAAACAAACGACGACTCGAAATGA
- a CDS encoding restriction endonuclease, which translates to MSGRDSNSSRSLYVRSMLSSLDFKSFQRIVWLWLGASGYHCIRTLNRPRRRGRGSVGPDFLVQIGEDGIEVAVQIRHWRSPLSKRAVDELRGILLRDQIPAGMIVSSSQVSRAARLAAADFSGRPIRVVGLESLADSMIALDLGSPAFFRSIDSMSLGLAGAPSKPRPLSLPAELASSPDGPQPDRASWVLAGALLILLVLWFAKGFLE; encoded by the coding sequence ATGAGCGGCCGCGACAGCAACAGCAGCCGCAGTTTATATGTCCGCTCAATGCTTTCGAGCCTCGATTTCAAGTCATTTCAGAGAATCGTTTGGCTCTGGCTCGGAGCAAGTGGCTATCACTGCATTCGAACGCTCAACCGCCCTCGCCGACGCGGCCGAGGCTCCGTGGGTCCGGACTTCCTTGTTCAGATTGGAGAAGACGGCATCGAGGTCGCAGTGCAGATCCGGCACTGGCGATCACCACTTTCAAAGCGGGCGGTCGATGAGCTGCGAGGCATTCTGCTTCGCGATCAGATTCCGGCCGGCATGATCGTTAGCTCGTCTCAAGTCTCTCGGGCGGCTCGTTTGGCAGCTGCCGACTTTTCTGGTCGCCCCATCAGAGTTGTCGGACTTGAGAGCCTGGCCGACTCGATGATCGCGCTGGATCTTGGATCACCTGCCTTCTTCCGTTCGATCGACTCAATGTCGCTCGGACTTGCGGGAGCACCGTCAAAGCCACGCCCTCTCAGCCTACCGGCCGAACTCGCTTCTAGCCCTGACGGACCACAACCAGACCGCGCGAGCTGGGTGCTGGCCGGAGCATTACTGATTCTGCTGGTTCTCTGGTTTGCGAAAGGATTCCTGGAATGA
- a CDS encoding ImmA/IrrE family metallo-endopeptidase, with the protein MPSEVLTLSELLGKPEFQPTKRMDSTAEQIVMAHVQSRRSANLFPLSTDDLTTLIEKFAEELDTYADLGEFGEGVEGLTLFRPRAKPIVRVSGLLNESSNENRLRSTLAHELGHVLLHDPLIQRKAQESLFDTSVQYLQVCYRDGAESLGQGDLFEYQAWYMCGALLMPISELTARVTAKAQASDSYSEIWQDSALGQEVIEDASSWFCVSKALARIRLLKASLIVETEPSPALF; encoded by the coding sequence ATGCCAAGTGAAGTGCTGACGCTATCTGAGCTTTTGGGTAAGCCTGAGTTTCAGCCGACGAAGCGGATGGACTCGACCGCCGAGCAGATCGTCATGGCTCACGTCCAATCTCGGCGCTCGGCTAACCTGTTTCCGCTATCGACAGACGACCTGACAACGCTGATCGAGAAATTTGCGGAAGAACTGGACACCTATGCCGATCTTGGGGAGTTCGGTGAAGGAGTTGAAGGTCTCACTTTGTTTCGGCCGCGTGCGAAGCCGATTGTCCGAGTTTCCGGCTTGCTGAATGAGTCTTCGAATGAAAACCGGCTCCGGTCCACGCTCGCCCACGAGCTCGGACATGTCTTGCTCCATGATCCACTCATCCAACGTAAAGCCCAGGAATCGCTTTTCGATACTAGCGTGCAGTATTTGCAGGTCTGCTACCGTGACGGAGCCGAGTCTCTTGGCCAGGGAGACTTGTTCGAGTATCAGGCTTGGTACATGTGCGGCGCTTTGCTGATGCCCATTTCAGAGCTAACCGCGCGGGTGACAGCGAAGGCGCAAGCATCCGATTCCTACTCCGAGATCTGGCAGGATTCCGCACTGGGTCAGGAAGTCATCGAGGATGCGTCGTCTTGGTTTTGCGTTTCGAAGGCGCTCGCGAGAATCCGCTTGCTGAAGGCCAGTTTGATCGTAGAGACCGAGCCCAGTCCAGCCCTCTTTTGA
- a CDS encoding helix-turn-helix transcriptional regulator, whose translation MVSFGKLISERRKALGLSQKELAAKILKEDGGPISPQYLNDLERDRRGAPSDYLIEEFARVLELDKDALYYSAGEVSPDLRGLNPETEVVKKAIAAFRKTLEKGDAK comes from the coding sequence ATGGTATCTTTTGGAAAACTGATCTCGGAGCGTCGGAAAGCACTCGGTTTGAGCCAGAAAGAGCTGGCCGCGAAGATCCTGAAAGAGGATGGTGGCCCAATTTCACCTCAGTATCTGAACGACCTGGAGCGCGACCGCAGAGGAGCGCCGAGCGATTACCTGATCGAGGAGTTTGCTAGAGTGCTCGAACTCGACAAAGACGCCCTCTATTACAGCGCGGGCGAGGTCTCCCCTGATCTGAGGGGACTCAATCCGGAGACTGAGGTCGTGAAGAAGGCGATAGCAGCTTTCAGGAAGACGTTGGAGAAGGGCGATGCCAAGTGA
- a CDS encoding DUF3800 domain-containing protein — protein MSGQGTVAAGQPTTHRPDRYRLYIDESGDHAYKKLAEVSHRYLALLGLWCRQRDEYVALHDSLEKLRRDVFGPRPDDPVILHREDIINKRGDFYVLQDPGKEKALNDGLLQLVQNSSFRMVCIVIDKQQHQDKYASPMHPYHYCLAAVLQRYCGWLNYKNVVGDVLAEARGRAEDQQLESAYANIHASGTLYLDASTAQRVLTSKSLKLRRKDADIAGLQLADVLAHPVKQWVLWQKGIIAEPQGYGRRLADAARLKFNVRNDTGQVEGYGWKLL, from the coding sequence ATGAGCGGGCAAGGCACCGTGGCCGCGGGGCAGCCGACCACCCATCGTCCAGATCGATATCGGCTCTACATTGACGAGTCCGGGGACCATGCATACAAAAAGCTCGCTGAGGTGAGCCATCGCTACCTGGCTCTTCTCGGCCTATGGTGCCGCCAAAGGGACGAGTACGTCGCTTTGCACGATAGCCTTGAGAAGCTCCGTCGCGACGTGTTCGGACCACGGCCGGACGATCCGGTCATCCTCCACCGTGAAGACATCATCAACAAGCGTGGAGACTTCTACGTGCTGCAGGACCCAGGGAAGGAGAAGGCCCTGAATGATGGGCTGCTCCAGCTCGTTCAGAACTCAAGCTTTCGGATGGTGTGCATCGTCATCGACAAGCAGCAACATCAAGACAAGTACGCGAGCCCGATGCATCCCTACCACTACTGTTTGGCGGCGGTGCTCCAGAGGTATTGCGGCTGGCTGAACTACAAGAACGTCGTCGGGGACGTGTTGGCCGAAGCGAGAGGGAGGGCTGAAGACCAGCAACTGGAGAGCGCCTATGCGAACATCCACGCCAGCGGAACGCTGTATCTCGATGCGTCGACGGCGCAGCGGGTGCTGACGAGCAAGTCCCTGAAGCTTAGGCGCAAGGACGCGGACATCGCGGGCTTACAGCTGGCGGACGTCTTGGCTCATCCGGTTAAGCAGTGGGTCTTGTGGCAGAAGGGCATCATCGCGGAACCTCAAGGCTACGGACGCCGGCTCGCCGATGCCGCGCGGCTGAAGTTCAACGTCAGGAACGACACTGGTCAGGTGGAGGGCTATGGCTGGAAGCTCCTCTGA
- a CDS encoding DUF91 domain-containing protein — translation MSELRLYSIEGGKAVENHASGFKLEREVQNLFEANLEALLGVRFVASEFPTGQSGRIDTLGIDENGFPVVIEYKLDKNRTVINQGMSYMAWLRSHKAEFWKVVFEKLGKEAADAIDHSSTRLICIATDFTRDDLGAYELMPNSIDLVRYRRFGESQLLLERITSSEVTASPVTGTTSTKSGPDKPISQWLEEAPPNIKALYEALKQAILSQGEDVSEKATKLYIAYKRTRNFATMTYATKTDLNLYLHVNVEEVEMRDGLRDVRTIGHWGTGDLEVKIRTLEDVERSLPLIQRAYEGQV, via the coding sequence ATGAGCGAGCTTCGCCTCTACTCCATTGAAGGCGGCAAGGCCGTCGAAAATCATGCTTCCGGCTTCAAGCTCGAACGCGAGGTCCAGAATCTCTTCGAAGCCAATCTTGAAGCTCTGCTCGGAGTCCGTTTCGTCGCCTCCGAGTTCCCGACCGGTCAGAGCGGGCGCATCGACACGCTTGGCATTGACGAGAACGGCTTCCCGGTTGTCATCGAGTACAAGCTCGACAAGAACCGCACAGTCATCAATCAGGGAATGTCGTACATGGCATGGCTCCGCAGCCACAAGGCTGAGTTCTGGAAGGTCGTCTTCGAGAAGCTCGGCAAGGAGGCCGCTGACGCCATCGACCACTCTTCAACGCGCCTCATCTGCATCGCCACCGACTTCACCCGTGACGACCTTGGCGCATACGAGCTTATGCCAAACAGCATCGATCTCGTGCGGTACCGCAGATTCGGCGAGAGCCAACTGCTTCTTGAACGGATCACTTCATCGGAAGTCACCGCTTCCCCGGTTACAGGAACGACCAGCACGAAGAGCGGCCCTGACAAGCCCATTTCTCAGTGGCTCGAGGAGGCCCCGCCCAACATCAAGGCTCTCTACGAGGCTCTGAAGCAAGCCATTCTCAGCCAAGGCGAGGATGTCTCCGAGAAAGCGACCAAACTTTACATCGCATACAAGCGGACTCGGAACTTCGCGACGATGACCTATGCGACGAAGACGGACCTCAACCTCTACCTTCACGTTAACGTGGAGGAAGTGGAGATGCGCGACGGCCTTCGCGATGTCCGAACGATCGGTCATTGGGGGACGGGAGACCTCGAAGTCAAGATTCGCACCTTAGAGGACGTCGAGAGGTCGCTACCGCTGATCCAACGAGCTTATGAGGGGCAAGTATGA
- a CDS encoding TIR domain-containing protein gives MARRAFFSFHYELDVHRASIIRNAPLTHSDTVKSFIDASLWEEAKRKSTDALKKLIMDALQGTSVTVVLIGSRTNDRPWVKYELEQSIARGNGIVGVRINKLKNLGGQVTGKGVNPLDNATVTFKSGSKKPASTYYKTYDYVDDDGYKNLGTWIEEAARLAGK, from the coding sequence ATGGCCCGGCGAGCCTTTTTTTCGTTTCACTACGAGCTCGACGTTCATCGTGCATCCATCATTCGCAATGCGCCGCTTACACACAGCGATACGGTGAAGAGCTTCATCGATGCCTCCCTCTGGGAAGAGGCAAAGCGCAAGAGCACAGATGCCCTGAAGAAACTCATCATGGACGCCCTCCAGGGTACGTCAGTGACCGTTGTTCTAATCGGCAGCAGAACAAACGACCGACCTTGGGTGAAGTACGAACTCGAACAGAGCATCGCACGGGGAAATGGAATCGTGGGCGTTCGCATAAACAAACTAAAGAACCTTGGTGGGCAAGTGACTGGGAAGGGAGTAAACCCACTGGACAACGCCACCGTGACATTCAAGAGCGGATCGAAGAAGCCCGCTTCAACCTATTACAAGACCTACGATTACGTAGATGATGACGGCTACAAAAACCTCGGAACTTGGATCGAAGAGGCAGCGAGGCTGGCAGGCAAATGA
- a CDS encoding restriction endonuclease subunit S, giving the protein MIKLGEVAEFARDGVLPNHIKSGTLFVGLENIKKGGGFEGVSTVDEGELASTKFAFTPKHVLYGKLRPYLAKIALPDFEGVCSTDIIPILPGPKLDRRYLAHYLLTPKMIALASDRAAGANLPRLSPRVLIDFPIPLPPIDEQRRIAAMLDKAEELRAKRRAAIALLDQLPQAIFLEMFGDGVPLKSLSELAELKRGPFGGALKKEFFVESGFKVYEQGNVIADDFEIGNYFIDERRFSKMRGFEIAPDDLLVSCSGTLGRIAQVPRNAAPGLINQALLRLRVRNDQMRPTFLRLALQSHAVQQVLAGFSRGSGLQNFPPMSEVRSLLIPAPDLHAQDKFIVRVEQIAGIRAAYQSVLDESHALRTSLQWSAFSGDCG; this is encoded by the coding sequence ATGATTAAGCTCGGCGAGGTTGCCGAATTTGCCCGTGACGGTGTCCTACCGAATCACATCAAGTCTGGGACACTATTCGTTGGACTTGAGAACATCAAGAAGGGTGGAGGTTTTGAGGGTGTATCGACAGTTGACGAGGGCGAGCTTGCAAGCACGAAGTTCGCTTTCACGCCGAAGCATGTTCTGTACGGGAAGCTACGACCCTACTTAGCGAAGATAGCTTTGCCTGACTTCGAAGGCGTCTGCAGCACTGACATCATTCCCATCTTGCCAGGGCCAAAGTTGGATCGTCGCTACCTGGCTCACTATCTGTTGACGCCGAAAATGATTGCGCTTGCCTCCGATCGTGCAGCCGGTGCGAATCTGCCTCGCCTTAGCCCCCGCGTACTAATCGACTTTCCCATTCCGTTGCCACCAATCGATGAGCAAAGGCGGATTGCGGCGATGCTCGACAAGGCTGAGGAGCTTCGCGCCAAGCGCCGCGCCGCCATCGCCCTGCTCGACCAACTCCCCCAAGCCATCTTCCTCGAAATGTTCGGCGACGGAGTTCCGCTCAAATCTCTTTCAGAGCTCGCAGAGCTTAAGCGTGGCCCATTCGGCGGGGCTCTCAAGAAGGAGTTCTTTGTTGAATCAGGATTCAAGGTCTATGAGCAGGGCAACGTTATTGCAGATGATTTTGAAATCGGGAACTACTTCATTGACGAGCGACGATTTAGCAAGATGCGTGGATTCGAGATTGCGCCCGATGACCTACTCGTTTCGTGCTCTGGCACGTTAGGGCGGATCGCCCAGGTTCCTCGTAATGCAGCACCAGGTCTAATCAACCAAGCATTACTTCGCCTGAGGGTGCGGAACGACCAGATGAGACCTACGTTTCTTCGATTGGCTCTGCAGTCCCATGCGGTTCAGCAGGTATTGGCAGGTTTCTCAAGAGGAAGCGGTTTGCAGAATTTTCCGCCGATGTCAGAAGTACGATCCTTATTGATCCCTGCGCCTGATCTGCATGCCCAAGACAAGTTTATTGTTCGAGTCGAGCAGATTGCAGGGATCAGAGCCGCCTATCAATCCGTCCTCGACGAATCCCACGCTCTCCGCACCTCGCTTCAATGGAGTGCCTTCTCAGGAGATTGTGGATGA